The following proteins are co-located in the Siansivirga zeaxanthinifaciens CC-SAMT-1 genome:
- a CDS encoding glycosyl hydrolase: MKKNRLLIVLLMLSVSVCFAQTNQLLESSFQTPPNQFRPQTWMHVLDGNMSKEGLTKDLKALADAGVGGVLLFNISYGIPNGKVTYNSPEHIALLKHAAVESERLGLNFGVHNCDGWSASGGPWITPEQSMKMVVHSETIVKGGKKMQVKLPQPTTRKGYYRDLAVLAYPSFQSELENINNIPTITSSDKELDIKKLTDNKIDTFTVIKGSEKNPASIVYAYSKPFTLRSLLISTGTRHSKIKIYVSNNGQDYAEIEKPDNPRPGKNEFSLSKIYNGITTQFIKVETTAQVSLYETSFSSTQFIGDQLGRVSMSKTEASKVTPIGTPAQEMIIDPSKVIDLTHQMDAHGNLTTKVPKGNWTIMRFGYTTTAAFNHPATDSGRGLEVDKYNREAVKIHYDAFTKKVVDAAMPFAPNAMKYVEIDSYEMGGQNWTKNYDSIFKSRFGYDLKLFLPIYSGRFVKNADVTEAVTYDIRKLNSELMVENYFGYFTELSNKDGIKTYIEPYGNGPMDNLATGGKSDIPMGEFWTSLPDATGQSDPSTIVNAAVESAHLYGKNVVSAESFTASSQLNWKGTPSGFKKSGDRIWTLGVNEFMFHRFAHQPNTHVTPGMTMGPWGSHFDRTNTWWYNAGKAWFKYLARGQYMLRQGNPVYDFLLFPGDASPNPSFNPKLPGQIKYLNTNSEVLINRVVVEEGQLKLPEGTTFKALILGNIQKIEWPTLRRLKVLADQGAVLIGERPTTIAQYQISQAEKDEFNALVEYIWNKPTTYNEMNWKVFLPKLKVTPDFMVKGKETYNYIHRKTETEDIYFFYNMDDTPQMLDCTFNVTGKIPELWNPLTGEIVKLAQFTTKEGKTQLPVFLEDSGAVFVVFRQPINNTLHVSNEPQKDVQYVYHEGGKIQAEVKVNGNYQAVTSQGEKQQFKINDIVAPYSIRGSWEVQFRKEDGYEAKHTFSTLIDWKDNNLDAIKYYSGTATYTKNFIINKELLKSNRKLYLDLGQVCIAARVLLNGKDLGVLWVAPYEVDITNFAKEGLNELKIEVTNQWTNRLIGDEALPDTSGYDKNAKNMPEWYTNNEPQPEGNRRTFTVFNFYKTDKKLMPSGLLGPVQLKSVVNYLIQKP; encoded by the coding sequence ATGAAAAAAAACAGACTTTTAATTGTTTTGTTGATGCTTAGCGTCTCTGTTTGCTTCGCTCAAACTAATCAGTTATTAGAGTCAAGTTTTCAAACCCCACCAAATCAATTTAGACCACAAACCTGGATGCATGTTTTAGACGGCAATATGTCTAAAGAGGGGTTAACAAAAGATTTGAAGGCACTTGCAGATGCCGGTGTGGGAGGTGTGTTGTTATTTAATATTTCCTACGGGATTCCAAATGGTAAAGTAACATATAACTCGCCGGAGCACATTGCGTTGTTAAAACATGCTGCGGTTGAGTCTGAACGATTAGGGCTAAATTTTGGTGTTCACAATTGTGATGGATGGTCTGCAAGTGGCGGCCCTTGGATTACACCTGAACAATCTATGAAAATGGTGGTTCACAGTGAAACGATAGTAAAAGGAGGAAAAAAAATGCAAGTAAAATTGCCACAACCTACTACACGAAAAGGATATTATCGAGATTTGGCCGTATTGGCATATCCATCTTTTCAATCAGAACTTGAAAACATCAACAATATTCCTACCATAACGTCTTCAGACAAAGAGTTGGATATTAAAAAATTAACCGATAACAAAATTGACACTTTTACGGTAATAAAGGGTTCTGAAAAAAATCCGGCGAGTATTGTCTATGCCTATTCTAAGCCTTTTACCTTACGTTCTCTTTTAATTTCCACCGGAACACGACATTCAAAAATAAAAATTTATGTGTCGAACAATGGGCAGGATTATGCAGAAATTGAAAAACCGGACAATCCTCGCCCAGGAAAAAATGAATTTAGTTTGTCAAAAATATACAATGGCATTACCACACAATTTATTAAAGTTGAAACAACGGCACAAGTAAGTTTGTATGAAACGTCATTTTCTTCAACTCAATTTATTGGTGATCAATTAGGACGCGTGTCAATGTCAAAAACCGAGGCTTCTAAAGTTACACCTATTGGTACTCCTGCTCAAGAAATGATTATAGATCCTTCTAAAGTTATAGATTTAACCCACCAAATGGACGCGCATGGTAACTTAACCACAAAAGTTCCTAAAGGAAATTGGACAATCATGCGTTTTGGATATACAACTACCGCTGCTTTTAATCATCCTGCAACGGATTCAGGCAGAGGTTTGGAGGTGGATAAATACAATCGAGAGGCTGTAAAAATACATTACGATGCGTTTACAAAAAAAGTGGTAGATGCCGCTATGCCATTTGCGCCAAATGCCATGAAATATGTTGAAATAGATAGTTATGAAATGGGAGGTCAAAACTGGACAAAGAATTACGATAGTATTTTTAAATCTCGATTTGGGTACGATTTAAAACTTTTTTTACCTATTTATTCAGGTCGTTTTGTCAAAAATGCAGATGTAACAGAAGCCGTTACGTATGATATTCGAAAACTAAATAGTGAGCTGATGGTAGAAAACTATTTTGGTTATTTTACAGAATTAAGCAATAAGGATGGGATAAAAACCTATATCGAGCCTTACGGAAATGGACCCATGGATAATTTAGCCACTGGTGGTAAATCAGATATACCTATGGGCGAATTTTGGACAAGTTTGCCTGATGCCACTGGGCAAAGTGATCCGTCTACTATTGTTAATGCGGCGGTTGAGTCGGCCCATTTATATGGAAAGAATGTTGTGTCGGCTGAATCTTTTACAGCCTCTTCCCAATTAAATTGGAAGGGAACCCCAAGTGGATTTAAGAAATCAGGAGATCGTATTTGGACTTTAGGTGTTAATGAGTTCATGTTTCACCGGTTTGCACACCAGCCAAATACACACGTTACACCAGGAATGACTATGGGCCCTTGGGGTTCGCATTTCGACCGTACAAACACATGGTGGTATAATGCAGGCAAAGCTTGGTTTAAATATTTGGCTCGCGGTCAATATATGCTTCGTCAAGGCAATCCAGTATACGATTTTCTTCTTTTTCCTGGCGATGCATCTCCAAACCCATCATTTAATCCTAAACTACCTGGACAAATTAAATATTTGAATACCAATAGTGAAGTCCTAATTAACAGAGTTGTTGTTGAGGAAGGTCAATTGAAGCTTCCTGAAGGGACAACTTTTAAAGCTTTAATATTAGGAAATATCCAAAAAATTGAATGGCCTACCTTACGCCGCTTAAAAGTTTTGGCTGATCAGGGAGCGGTTCTTATTGGTGAACGTCCAACTACTATTGCCCAATACCAGATAAGTCAGGCAGAAAAAGACGAGTTCAATGCCTTAGTAGAATATATTTGGAACAAACCAACTACTTACAACGAAATGAATTGGAAAGTATTCTTACCAAAACTAAAGGTAACGCCAGATTTTATGGTAAAAGGGAAAGAAACTTACAATTATATTCATCGTAAAACCGAAACAGAGGACATTTATTTCTTTTACAATATGGATGATACCCCTCAGATGTTAGATTGTACGTTTAATGTTACCGGAAAAATACCTGAACTTTGGAATCCATTAACAGGTGAAATTGTAAAATTGGCGCAGTTTACAACCAAGGAAGGAAAAACACAACTACCTGTATTTTTGGAAGATTCAGGTGCTGTATTTGTGGTGTTTCGTCAGCCAATTAATAACACGCTACATGTTAGTAATGAACCTCAAAAAGATGTTCAATATGTTTATCACGAGGGTGGTAAGATACAAGCCGAAGTTAAGGTCAATGGTAACTATCAAGCAGTCACTTCACAAGGCGAAAAACAGCAGTTTAAGATTAACGATATTGTAGCTCCTTATTCCATTAGAGGTAGCTGGGAAGTTCAATTCAGAAAAGAAGATGGCTACGAGGCAAAACACACGTTTTCAACATTAATCGACTGGAAAGATAATAACTTAGATGCGATAAAGTATTACTCAGGAACGGCTACATACACTAAAAATTTTATAATTAATAAAGAATTATTAAAATCAAATCGAAAATTATACCTCGATTTGGGTCAGGTTTGTATAGCCGCACGGGTACTCTTAAATGGAAAAGATTTGGGTGTATTATGGGTGGCTCCTTATGAGGTGGATATAACTAATTTCGCAAAAGAAGGTCTTAATGAACTCAAAATTGAGGTGACTAACCAATGGACCAACAGGTTAATTGGAGATGAGGCATTACCTGATACTAGTGGTTATGATAAAAATGCTAAAAATATGCCTGAATGGTATACAAATAATGAGCCTCAGCCAGAAGGGAATCGACGTACATTTACGGTATTTAATTTTTACAAAACAGATAAAAAATTGATGCCTTCTGGACTTTTAGGGCCTGTGCAGTTAAAATCAGTTGTTAATTATTTAATCCAGAAGCCTTAG
- a CDS encoding family 78 glycoside hydrolase catalytic domain encodes MIKHVFYLIIFKLLFYTSIVQAKEILPAPISLSVSEGFHNPIGFYDSKPTFSWQLPQASNIKNQTAYEIVVASRPELLLKSPDVWSSGKVMSNQSVNVTYGGSELKSRQKVYWQLRYWNQEGHSSSWSKIASIEMGLLSNSDWKAQWIKIPDPDQWNTTRYGTRLFKPQYLRKQFKLNSKIKRARLYITAKGVFEASINGKKIGNDVLVPGWTPYQKRIETLTYDVTDALQKNKNTIGLILSEGWHSGRFGPQRRWDTVVAPPQIICQLEIEDIKGNLKTIATDGTWKAYNNGPIRTAGLYDGEVYDANYEIPGWNTPNYDDRFWQEVSVENLDPKTRLFPKKHATVKNKMKLQAVKMTAQGNRRVLFDLGQNMVGVVQLNIPVKKGDTIKLRHGEMLSSNGELFTGNLGSAPSIDYYIAKENGSISWQPKFTFHGFRYVEVSGYSKEHQPQLNWVTGMVQHSDFDMSGNFHSSHTKLNQLHSNIQWGLRGNFFDVPLDCPQRSERLGWTGDAQVFIPTSLYLADAHAFWAAWLTSMREDQFGNGGIPVVVPNFTGNFAQAGWSDACTIIPWELYFRTGDKGVLEDNYDMMKRWCDYHASEATNYISYMSTVGDWLQPFSQQKDDRRGDTPNTLISTAFYAYSVKLTMKTAEVLGLKEDKVYYQQLLDSISQAFEKEFFDENGKIKSPYTPTQTGYLLALGFDILPKVTADKAIIHLVELIQEADTHLRTGFIGTPLLAHVLDKTGNTNLLYDILFKETYPSWFYSINQGATTMWERWDGYTHDKGFADRALSFNHYAYGAIGQWMYERIAGIAPLAPGYKKILFAPVPNQILSEAKGEYHSPYGKISSDWKYDGKDFVYNITVPTNTTAKIIIPTFNLSNPNITVNGKSTKVEIKGDQLFLDNFQSGTFEIKLYNVN; translated from the coding sequence ATGATAAAGCATGTTTTTTACCTCATAATATTTAAACTATTATTTTATACAAGTATTGTTCAGGCAAAAGAAATTCTCCCAGCACCAATAAGTCTATCGGTTTCCGAAGGTTTCCATAATCCAATTGGTTTTTATGATAGCAAGCCCACTTTTTCTTGGCAGCTACCACAAGCGAGTAACATAAAAAATCAAACAGCTTATGAAATAGTTGTGGCCTCGAGACCTGAATTATTATTGAAATCACCAGATGTATGGTCTTCAGGTAAGGTGATGTCTAATCAATCCGTTAATGTTACTTATGGAGGTAGCGAACTTAAATCAAGACAAAAAGTTTATTGGCAACTAAGGTATTGGAACCAAGAAGGTCATTCCTCAAGCTGGAGCAAGATAGCCAGTATCGAAATGGGTTTGCTATCTAATTCAGATTGGAAAGCACAATGGATAAAAATTCCAGATCCAGACCAATGGAACACAACTCGTTATGGAACACGATTGTTTAAACCTCAATATTTAAGAAAACAATTCAAACTAAATTCTAAAATAAAAAGGGCTCGCTTATACATTACTGCCAAAGGTGTTTTTGAAGCGAGTATCAATGGAAAAAAAATAGGGAATGATGTGTTAGTACCAGGTTGGACTCCTTACCAAAAACGAATAGAAACCCTCACTTATGATGTTACAGATGCTTTACAAAAAAACAAAAACACTATAGGGTTGATTCTTTCGGAAGGTTGGCACTCAGGTCGTTTTGGTCCACAAAGACGTTGGGATACTGTAGTCGCACCACCCCAGATTATTTGCCAATTAGAAATAGAAGATATAAAAGGGAACTTAAAAACCATAGCGACAGACGGAACATGGAAAGCTTATAATAATGGCCCCATTCGCACAGCAGGTTTGTATGACGGTGAAGTGTACGATGCCAATTACGAGATTCCAGGGTGGAATACTCCAAACTATGATGATCGTTTTTGGCAAGAAGTATCCGTTGAAAATTTAGATCCAAAAACCAGATTATTTCCCAAAAAACATGCAACAGTTAAAAATAAGATGAAATTACAGGCTGTTAAAATGACTGCACAAGGAAATAGACGTGTACTATTTGATTTGGGGCAAAATATGGTAGGTGTCGTTCAACTTAACATTCCTGTTAAAAAAGGTGATACCATTAAATTAAGACATGGCGAGATGTTATCAAGCAACGGTGAACTATTTACTGGCAATCTTGGATCTGCACCTTCTATAGATTATTACATCGCAAAAGAAAATGGTAGCATTTCTTGGCAACCAAAATTCACCTTTCATGGCTTTCGTTATGTTGAAGTGAGTGGGTACAGTAAAGAACATCAACCACAATTAAATTGGGTTACAGGAATGGTTCAGCATTCTGATTTTGATATGTCTGGCAATTTCCATTCATCACATACCAAATTAAATCAATTGCATAGTAATATTCAATGGGGCTTACGAGGAAATTTTTTTGACGTGCCTTTGGATTGTCCGCAACGTAGCGAGCGATTGGGTTGGACAGGTGATGCTCAGGTTTTTATCCCAACGTCACTTTATTTGGCAGATGCACACGCATTTTGGGCTGCTTGGCTTACTAGTATGAGAGAAGACCAGTTTGGCAATGGAGGTATTCCAGTAGTAGTTCCAAATTTTACGGGGAATTTTGCTCAGGCAGGATGGTCAGATGCATGTACAATCATTCCATGGGAATTGTATTTTAGGACAGGTGATAAGGGGGTTTTAGAAGATAATTACGACATGATGAAACGTTGGTGCGATTATCATGCATCCGAAGCAACAAATTACATTAGTTATATGTCAACTGTTGGCGATTGGCTACAGCCTTTTTCTCAACAAAAAGATGACCGTAGAGGAGACACGCCTAATACACTTATTTCCACAGCTTTTTATGCCTATTCAGTCAAATTAACCATGAAGACTGCTGAGGTTTTAGGTTTGAAAGAGGATAAAGTTTATTATCAACAACTTTTGGACTCGATTTCACAGGCTTTTGAAAAAGAGTTTTTCGATGAAAACGGAAAAATAAAATCACCATATACGCCCACACAAACGGGTTATTTATTAGCACTTGGTTTTGATATACTTCCAAAGGTAACAGCTGATAAAGCTATTATTCATTTGGTTGAGCTTATTCAAGAGGCCGATACTCATTTGCGCACAGGTTTTATTGGAACACCTTTGTTGGCTCATGTTTTGGATAAGACAGGGAATACGAATCTTCTTTACGATATTTTATTTAAGGAAACCTATCCTTCATGGTTTTATTCCATAAATCAAGGAGCTACAACCATGTGGGAAAGGTGGGATGGCTATACCCATGATAAAGGTTTTGCTGATAGAGCTTTGTCTTTTAATCATTATGCTTATGGAGCAATTGGTCAATGGATGTATGAGCGCATTGCCGGTATTGCACCTTTAGCCCCTGGGTATAAGAAAATATTATTTGCTCCAGTACCCAATCAAATACTATCTGAAGCTAAAGGCGAATATCATTCACCTTACGGAAAAATTTCATCAGATTGGAAATATGATGGTAAGGATTTTGTTTACAATATCACTGTTCCAACAAACACAACAGCTAAAATTATCATACCAACATTTAATTTAAGTAATCCAAATATTACGGTAAATGGTAAGAGTACTAAAGTTGAGATAAAAGGCGATCAATTATTTTTAGACAATTTTCAAAGTGGAACTTTCGAGATAAAGCTTTACAATGTAAATTAA
- a CDS encoding glycoside hydrolase family 2 TIM barrel-domain containing protein → MKKSFIIFLNLLLISSIQAQKNDWENQNVTQINKEKPSASLFYDDSSNDVTSLNGIWDFAYFDDVSKVPANAKPTKWNKIQVPSAWEMQGYGTPIYTNQIYPFDKNPPFIAGINGNPVGIYQREFEVNEIQDKEVYVYFGSVSSAFYLWINDQKVGYSQDSWSPATFNISSYLKKGKNTLRMQVFRWSDGSYLEDQDGWRMSGIFRDVFLVEKQAVHIRDYFVKTDLVGDGAQLNLQIDLSNNTKKKINKYKYHVSIKDDEGKVIVMQELGASAVVNISKEIPKIKRWSNEVPNLYTLNVQLKKGKELVDEFQSKIGFRDIAISDKQELLLNGKPIIIKGVNIVEHDPVNGKYVSKERMEKIVKLLKQYNINTVRTAHYPASPYFYKLCDEYGILVIDEANVESQGMKYEEESLAKDTSWQKAHVERLEAMMHRDKNHPSVIMWSFGNEAGNGVNMEAMQRVAKTLDKSRPTHYHIIDGGVSYDIYGGGIIKFGKYDFFGRYQSVDDLIHLGEKGTDRSYLLNEYAHSMGNSTGNLQEYVDVFEKYPNLIGGCIWDWSDQGITKGTDGSYGVKIKDEETAHQKCKTPGQDFYWVYGGSFGDKPNSGSFCINGIVFPDLTTSSKTEEVKKAYKEIAFSLKNFNQGLIEITNKYHVINLNKFDFEWLLLKNGKKISSIPFSISLEGLSKQELTLPQWNFVENSNDEYVLQVSAKLKENSKWAEKGYEIAFEEWVLAPQKTSQMVLKSDKKVSVKDAGSHIEVIASNHKFLFDKASGNLLKAIKSGEEIIAGGMELSFYRAPVDNDRSFRKDWDDFQPDSLDCTVNSFDVRVVGNNAKLLIAKSYKSPNKKIEISTYEVFTVTGEGEVIVDLGLDYYGDALPKSLPRIGYTAKMPRTYDEVSWYGKGPGSSYNDRKTGMRMGIYTATIDELFTNYIKPQANGNRSEVRWVKVGDQNPIQISSQEPINFSLQKFDAYLLAKARFSYQLKENEYNILNIDFEQGPLGNGSCGPAPLKKYCVQPEKSEYKLNFKFFN, encoded by the coding sequence ATGAAAAAATCATTTATTATTTTCTTAAATCTATTGCTAATTAGCAGTATACAAGCCCAAAAAAACGATTGGGAAAACCAAAACGTCACACAAATAAACAAAGAGAAACCATCGGCTAGTTTGTTTTATGATGATAGTTCTAATGATGTGACCTCGCTCAATGGCATTTGGGATTTTGCGTATTTTGATGACGTAAGCAAAGTTCCTGCCAATGCTAAACCTACAAAGTGGAATAAAATCCAGGTGCCGTCAGCATGGGAAATGCAAGGTTATGGCACCCCTATTTATACCAACCAGATTTATCCCTTCGATAAAAATCCACCATTTATTGCTGGAATTAATGGTAATCCGGTAGGAATATACCAAAGGGAATTTGAAGTAAATGAAATACAAGACAAAGAAGTTTATGTTTATTTTGGTAGTGTGTCTTCAGCTTTTTATTTATGGATCAATGATCAAAAAGTGGGTTACAGTCAAGATTCATGGTCGCCAGCTACTTTTAATATTTCATCTTATTTAAAAAAAGGAAAAAATACCTTGCGAATGCAGGTTTTTCGCTGGTCGGATGGAAGCTACCTCGAAGATCAGGACGGTTGGCGTATGAGTGGAATCTTTAGGGATGTATTCCTAGTGGAAAAGCAAGCAGTTCATATTAGAGATTATTTCGTAAAAACTGATTTAGTAGGTGATGGCGCTCAATTGAATTTACAAATTGATTTGAGCAACAACACAAAGAAAAAAATCAATAAATATAAATACCACGTTTCAATTAAGGACGATGAAGGAAAAGTAATTGTGATGCAGGAACTAGGTGCTAGTGCAGTTGTAAACATATCAAAAGAGATCCCAAAAATTAAACGTTGGTCAAACGAAGTGCCTAATCTTTACACCTTGAATGTTCAATTAAAAAAAGGGAAAGAGCTTGTGGATGAATTCCAATCAAAAATTGGATTCAGAGATATTGCTATTTCCGATAAGCAAGAGTTGCTGCTAAATGGGAAACCTATTATCATCAAGGGGGTAAATATTGTAGAGCACGACCCTGTTAATGGGAAATACGTTAGTAAAGAGCGAATGGAAAAGATAGTTAAGTTACTGAAACAATACAATATTAACACCGTTCGCACAGCGCATTATCCCGCTTCGCCATATTTTTATAAATTATGCGATGAATATGGTATATTGGTTATTGATGAGGCCAATGTGGAATCACAAGGGATGAAATACGAGGAAGAGTCACTTGCGAAGGATACAAGCTGGCAAAAAGCTCATGTTGAGCGTTTAGAAGCTATGATGCACCGCGATAAAAATCACCCTAGTGTTATTATGTGGTCTTTTGGAAATGAAGCAGGCAATGGGGTAAATATGGAGGCTATGCAACGTGTCGCTAAAACGCTAGACAAATCACGCCCTACACATTATCATATTATTGACGGAGGGGTTTCCTATGATATTTATGGTGGCGGAATTATTAAATTTGGTAAATACGACTTTTTTGGTCGTTACCAATCAGTTGATGATCTAATTCATTTGGGTGAAAAAGGTACTGACCGTTCATACTTGCTCAATGAGTATGCTCATTCTATGGGGAATAGTACCGGAAATTTGCAGGAGTATGTTGATGTGTTCGAAAAGTATCCTAATCTTATTGGAGGTTGTATCTGGGATTGGTCTGATCAGGGTATTACTAAAGGAACTGACGGTAGTTATGGTGTGAAAATTAAAGACGAGGAAACAGCACATCAAAAATGTAAAACTCCCGGGCAGGATTTTTATTGGGTCTACGGTGGAAGCTTTGGTGATAAACCTAATTCCGGAAGTTTTTGTATTAACGGTATCGTGTTTCCTGATCTTACCACAAGTAGCAAGACTGAAGAAGTAAAAAAAGCCTATAAAGAAATTGCTTTTAGCTTGAAAAATTTCAATCAGGGACTTATTGAAATTACCAACAAGTATCACGTTATAAACCTGAATAAATTTGATTTTGAATGGTTATTACTCAAAAATGGAAAAAAGATAAGCAGTATTCCATTTAGCATAAGTCTTGAAGGTTTATCGAAACAAGAGCTAACCTTACCTCAATGGAATTTTGTTGAAAACAGTAATGACGAATATGTGCTTCAAGTCTCTGCAAAACTAAAAGAAAATTCTAAATGGGCAGAAAAAGGATATGAAATAGCTTTTGAGGAGTGGGTATTAGCTCCACAAAAAACTTCACAAATGGTATTAAAATCTGATAAAAAAGTAAGTGTTAAGGATGCTGGTTCGCATATAGAGGTAATAGCTTCGAATCATAAATTTTTATTTGATAAGGCGAGCGGAAATCTTTTGAAAGCCATAAAAAGTGGGGAGGAAATTATAGCAGGAGGTATGGAGCTTTCCTTTTATAGAGCACCTGTAGATAACGACCGTTCTTTTAGAAAAGATTGGGATGACTTTCAACCAGATAGTTTAGATTGTACAGTAAATTCGTTTGATGTGAGGGTTGTTGGAAATAATGCTAAACTCTTGATTGCTAAGAGTTATAAATCGCCAAATAAAAAGATAGAAATTTCAACCTACGAAGTGTTTACTGTTACGGGTGAAGGAGAAGTTATTGTAGATTTAGGATTGGATTATTATGGCGATGCCTTGCCAAAATCGTTACCGAGAATTGGTTATACTGCTAAAATGCCAAGAACTTATGATGAAGTATCATGGTATGGTAAAGGTCCTGGTAGCTCGTATAACGACAGGAAAACAGGAATGCGAATGGGAATTTACACAGCTACAATAGATGAATTGTTTACAAATTACATTAAACCCCAAGCTAATGGCAATCGTTCGGAAGTACGATGGGTTAAGGTGGGTGATCAAAATCCAATTCAAATTAGTAGTCAAGAACCAATAAATTTTTCGCTTCAAAAATTTGATGCGTATCTGTTAGCAAAAGCTCGTTTTTCATACCAACTTAAAGAAAATGAGTATAATATACTAAATATTGATTTTGAACAAGGTCCTCTTGGTAATGGAAGTTGTGGTCCGGCACCGTTAAAAAAATATTGTGTGCAACCTGAAAAGAGTGAATATAAATTAAATTTTAAATTTTTTAATTAG
- a CDS encoding glycoside hydrolase family 78 protein — MIKYILNIVILNTICSISVALAQQSLPAPISLSVSEGFHNPIGFYDSKPTFTWQLSQASNIKNKTAYEIVVASRPELLLKSPDV, encoded by the coding sequence ATGATAAAATACATTTTAAACATTGTAATATTAAATACAATTTGTTCAATTAGCGTTGCTCTGGCTCAACAAAGTCTCCCAGCACCAATAAGTCTATCGGTTTCCGAAGGTTTTCATAATCCAATTGGTTTTTATGATAGCAAGCCCACTTTTACGTGGCAGCTATCACAAGCGAGTAACATAAAAAATAAAACGGCTTATGAAATAGTTGTGGCCTCTAGACCTGAATTATTATTGAAGTCACCAGATGTATGA